From Streptomyces sp. NBC_00775, one genomic window encodes:
- a CDS encoding RacP protein, producing the protein MAKRSPTAERHADLIRTALFEVAPAGMVLGRLMGSCELSRWQTRRGLATLRDLCAERSWPPVIWTRDLGYHFCASKAELAEWERAWLSEKLTQFRRMITGTIGPHLALFPKSTWAGYLSDQMKAIESNLAMAARPPR; encoded by the coding sequence GTGGCCAAGCGCTCCCCGACCGCGGAGCGCCACGCCGACCTGATCCGCACCGCCCTGTTCGAGGTCGCGCCCGCCGGCATGGTCCTGGGCCGGCTGATGGGCTCGTGCGAACTCAGCCGCTGGCAGACCAGACGGGGGCTGGCCACGCTGCGCGACCTGTGCGCCGAACGCAGCTGGCCACCCGTCATCTGGACGCGTGACCTGGGCTATCACTTCTGCGCGAGCAAGGCCGAGCTGGCGGAGTGGGAGCGTGCCTGGCTCAGCGAGAAGCTCACCCAGTTCCGCCGGATGATCACGGGCACGATCGGCCCGCACCTGGCCCTGTTCCCCAAAAGCACGTGGGCCGGCTACCTCAGCGACCAGATGAAGGCGATCGAGTCGAACCTCGCGATGGCCGCCCGGCCACCGCGCTGA
- a CDS encoding discoidin domain-containing protein: MEGDRRAVQPQHLGPLVLDCETLYFNSTSTVADHYARMLQLQTWAREVAPDQVIGWYGLLNNTSSANYPYYRDLIAADPNAAFFPSLYTSSVSETDWNTTLTADIAKAEAVDPDVPLLPYIWPQYHGGSTPTSLDYTFIPAPQWSVQLATLRELSLPGAVVWGGWAISETCDDACQTEAPTAGWLDATRSFLAETATPHTDLALGRAATASSVKASGREPALAVDGDATTRWGSAYADPQWISVDLGATYEITGVRLMWETAYAGAYEIQTSTDGTTWATLHSTTAGSGGVELIDNLTGTARYRDSFAVLRPSGRG; this comes from the coding sequence GTGGAAGGCGATCGTCGAGCAGTACAACCGCAACACCTCGGCCCCCTCGTCCTGGACTGCGAGACCCTGTACTTCAACTCCACCAGCACCGTGGCCGACCACTACGCGCGCATGCTCCAGCTCCAGACCTGGGCCCGCGAGGTCGCCCCCGACCAGGTCATCGGCTGGTACGGCCTGCTCAACAACACCAGCAGCGCCAACTACCCCTACTACCGGGACCTGATCGCCGCCGACCCGAACGCCGCCTTCTTCCCCTCCCTCTACACGTCCTCGGTCAGCGAGACGGACTGGAACACCACGCTCACCGCGGACATCGCCAAGGCCGAGGCAGTCGACCCGGACGTGCCGCTCCTCCCCTACATCTGGCCGCAGTACCACGGCGGTTCGACCCCCACGAGCCTGGACTACACGTTCATCCCCGCACCGCAGTGGTCCGTGCAGCTCGCCACTCTGCGCGAACTCAGCCTGCCGGGCGCGGTCGTCTGGGGCGGCTGGGCGATCAGCGAGACCTGCGACGACGCCTGCCAGACCGAGGCGCCGACCGCGGGCTGGCTCGACGCCACCCGCTCCTTCCTCGCCGAGACAGCCACCCCGCACACCGACCTCGCCCTGGGCAGGGCCGCCACCGCCTCCAGCGTCAAGGCATCGGGCCGCGAGCCCGCCCTGGCCGTGGACGGTGACGCGACCACCCGCTGGGGCAGCGCGTACGCCGACCCGCAGTGGATCAGCGTCGACCTGGGCGCCACGTACGAGATCACCGGCGTGCGCCTGATGTGGGAGACCGCCTACGCCGGCGCATACGAGATCCAGACCTCGACGGACGGCACCACCTGGGCGACACTGCACTCCACCACGGCAGGCAGCGGCGGCGTCGAGCTGATCGACAACCTCACCGGAACCGCCCGCTACCGGGATTCATTCGCAGTGCTCCGGCCTTCAGGCCGGGGGTGA
- the tnpA gene encoding IS200/IS605 family transposase gives MPEVEKRALTHAHLIFVTKLRHKVLTHAHLTRMEEIMRSVCADFECELVEFDGEDHYVHLLVNFPPKVAVTKLVNSLKGVSSRRLRQEFPDLAGHYWRANKLWSGSYFAGTVGGVPLSVVKQYIEQQNRPV, from the coding sequence ATACCGGAGGTTGAGAAACGGGCACTGACGCATGCGCACTTGATCTTCGTGACCAAGCTCCGGCACAAGGTGCTCACCCATGCTCATCTGACCCGCATGGAGGAGATCATGCGGTCGGTGTGCGCGGACTTCGAGTGCGAGCTGGTGGAGTTCGACGGCGAGGACCACTACGTCCACCTCCTGGTGAACTTCCCGCCCAAGGTCGCCGTCACCAAACTCGTCAACTCCCTCAAGGGCGTCTCCTCCCGCCGACTGCGCCAGGAGTTCCCCGACCTGGCAGGCCACTACTGGCGGGCCAACAAGCTCTGGTCCGGTTCCTACTTCGCCGGCACCGTCGGCGGCGTCCCGCTCTCGGTGGTCAAGCAGTACATCGAACAGCAGAACCGGCCGGTGTGA
- a CDS encoding DUF6192 family protein, with protein MGLSLSTVRSYRYAAHRWPEEQRRHGVSHKVHYILAAIPDDAERFETIAAPPLDERARVRRWTTDLAKKHVGQRPDRPETVPQKVAAIHRLADDDEVAAQVATDMLRRPAVAAKVITDDTAQHMVNKAQTTQHKTEIVHDLIEDDTVAAQVASDVLRRPEVASRVVADDTARHAVNRAQTDRSQQQADAFRRQTPAGRTVRKIERTEEFLDLVGACHRFVSACGKTVPQLRDRHLSDDERAVLAQNVARCRAVLDWIETAAETGEVDMDEELARILRGE; from the coding sequence TTGGGGCTGTCGCTGAGTACGGTCCGCAGCTACCGGTACGCCGCCCACCGCTGGCCCGAAGAGCAGCGTCGTCACGGCGTCTCCCACAAGGTCCACTACATCCTCGCGGCCATCCCGGACGACGCAGAGCGCTTCGAGACGATCGCCGCGCCCCCGTTGGACGAGCGCGCCCGGGTGCGCCGCTGGACGACGGACCTGGCGAAGAAGCATGTTGGGCAGCGCCCGGACCGTCCTGAGACGGTGCCGCAGAAGGTGGCGGCCATCCACCGCCTGGCCGACGACGACGAGGTCGCGGCCCAGGTGGCTACGGACATGCTGCGCCGTCCGGCGGTGGCGGCCAAAGTCATCACGGACGACACCGCCCAGCACATGGTCAACAAAGCGCAGACCACGCAGCACAAGACGGAGATTGTCCACGACCTCATCGAGGACGACACGGTCGCGGCGCAGGTCGCCTCGGACGTGCTGCGCCGACCGGAGGTCGCGTCCCGGGTGGTCGCCGACGACACTGCCCGGCACGCGGTGAACCGGGCGCAGACCGACCGATCCCAGCAGCAGGCGGACGCCTTCCGCCGCCAGACGCCGGCGGGGCGGACGGTGCGGAAGATCGAGCGGACCGAGGAGTTCCTGGACCTGGTCGGCGCCTGCCACCGGTTCGTGTCCGCCTGCGGGAAGACGGTTCCCCAGCTGCGCGACCGGCACCTGTCGGACGACGAGCGGGCCGTCCTGGCGCAGAATGTGGCCCGTTGCCGGGCCGTCCTGGACTGGATCGAGACCGCCGCCGAGACCGGCGAGGTCGACATGGACGAGGAACTCGCCCGCATCCTGCGGGGCGAGTAA
- a CDS encoding DUF2975 domain-containing protein: MARVRNPLEPMSTAVMTAVTLIAVLMGAALLGALFADGVHIFGIGDKSVCVADTTTTASVGEEPTPGFKPAPGATVNLNAHPNYCTEAPSTVQSLLNTATQLTPFVFTVGALLLVLQLIRSAERDGLYTARTAERLRKLGWWLLVGSVLAAIAVSTAEKALIDSLSRDSGISAVSGLWSWDVPFMAILTGLGVLSFARIMRVGITMREDLDGTV; encoded by the coding sequence ATGGCGAGGGTACGTAATCCGCTGGAGCCGATGTCGACGGCGGTCATGACCGCCGTGACGCTGATCGCGGTACTGATGGGCGCGGCCCTGCTCGGCGCGCTGTTCGCGGACGGAGTGCACATCTTCGGCATCGGCGACAAGTCAGTTTGCGTCGCGGATACGACCACGACGGCCAGCGTCGGCGAGGAGCCGACCCCGGGCTTCAAACCTGCACCGGGAGCCACGGTCAATTTGAACGCCCACCCGAACTACTGCACGGAAGCCCCCAGTACGGTCCAGAGCCTGCTCAACACCGCAACCCAGCTGACCCCCTTCGTCTTCACCGTCGGAGCACTCCTGCTCGTCCTCCAGCTGATCCGAAGTGCGGAGCGCGACGGCCTCTACACCGCACGGACCGCGGAGCGGCTGCGCAAGCTGGGCTGGTGGCTGCTGGTCGGCAGCGTGCTCGCCGCGATTGCCGTGTCCACGGCCGAAAAGGCTCTCATCGATTCCCTGAGCCGCGACAGCGGCATCAGTGCTGTCTCCGGACTGTGGTCGTGGGACGTTCCCTTCATGGCGATCCTCACCGGCCTCGGCGTCCTGTCCTTCGCTCGGATCATGCGCGTCGGCATCACCATGCGCGAAGACCTCGACGGAACAGTCTGA
- a CDS encoding GAP family protein — MVLDLVVIGTAVTLGPLHNSAFILLLSSRHGVRQGLAFLLSWLADLIAVIACVMLLTGGQPPARHSVPSTAAIGAKLAIGLALVLYSAHRHRRPHSPHGPPRWTARIDNASPASAASLAWLLQPWALVGAGAATAVDANLSTPADWLALTGYCLLATLSLIVMEMYVVWVPAVANARLNALRSWLAQHQEQLIVTLALLLGLWLTARSIAELVA, encoded by the coding sequence ATGGTCCTCGACCTGGTTGTGATCGGTACGGCCGTCACCCTGGGGCCTTTGCACAACAGCGCCTTCATCCTGCTGCTCTCCTCGCGGCACGGCGTTCGCCAGGGCCTGGCGTTCCTGTTGTCGTGGCTGGCCGACCTGATTGCGGTGATCGCCTGTGTGATGCTGCTGACCGGCGGTCAGCCCCCGGCCCGTCACAGCGTGCCCTCGACCGCCGCGATCGGTGCGAAACTCGCCATCGGCCTGGCACTGGTGTTGTACAGCGCACACCGGCACCGCCGCCCGCACAGCCCACACGGCCCGCCACGCTGGACCGCCCGGATCGACAACGCCTCCCCGGCCTCGGCAGCCAGCCTGGCATGGCTGCTGCAGCCCTGGGCACTGGTCGGGGCTGGCGCCGCGACCGCCGTCGACGCGAACCTCTCCACCCCCGCCGACTGGCTCGCGCTGACCGGCTACTGTCTGCTGGCCACACTCAGCCTCATCGTCATGGAGATGTACGTGGTCTGGGTGCCCGCGGTCGCGAACGCCCGGTTGAACGCCCTGCGGAGCTGGCTCGCGCAGCACCAGGAGCAACTGATCGTCACGCTCGCCCTGCTCCTCGGCCTATGGCTGACGGCCCGGAGCATCGCCGAGCTGGTCGCCTGA
- a CDS encoding helix-turn-helix domain-containing protein — MSEEKQEHAIEVHLDQLLEERGMTLAELADRVGVTHVNLSILKNGRARAVRFTTLTRLCEVLECQPGDLLSHRPH, encoded by the coding sequence ATGTCCGAGGAGAAGCAGGAGCACGCGATCGAGGTTCATCTCGACCAGCTGCTCGAGGAACGCGGGATGACCTTGGCGGAGCTCGCCGACCGGGTTGGAGTCACCCACGTGAATTTGTCGATCCTCAAAAACGGCCGGGCGAGGGCCGTGCGGTTCACCACCCTGACTCGTCTCTGCGAGGTACTGGAGTGCCAGCCAGGCGATCTTCTCAGTCACCGCCCGCACTGA